The nucleotide window tacctccttggggccaatCGCACAAGGTGCtcagtgctcttcactgctttcagtgaaagttggaTAGTTCTCATTTCCCAATATGACTCGGTAGGCAGGCCAAAGACTTGATACCTGTCGTtggccaaaaaacaaaagaggtcTATTACACATTCAAGGATTATGACATACAAAGGACACAAGCACACAAGGCCCTCTACCCATTATGCAAGAGAACTTCCtctcattttgtttttattaataCAGAAGTaaagagaaaaccaaaaagCAATGTTTCTTAGTAAATGCAAACAGAACGGATTATAGACAATTGTTTTCCATCAagatcaaacccaaaattgtaGAACTGTTGAGCCATAGTACCAATCATGCTTGGCTCATTGCGACCATCAGTAGGAAGGAAAGCTAAGCAAAAATTTGAATAATCTACTTGGATGAAAATACTCCATCTCTCTAAAACAAGTTCAGCATTTCCTTTAAAACGGATGGTCATAGTAGGAAATCCATTTAAATCCTCTCCAATACTTCCCTTATAGCATAACTCCCCTATTTGTCTTGGTGGAATTGGTTGGACCTCAAATCTTTCCATTGCCTTTGATATTGCAGTTAATATCAAATCATGTACTTCTGGTGGTAGAAATGTGTATACTGTGCCACTATCTAAGATCACATTCCCATATGGATTGAATGCTCCTCTTGGAATATCAAGACTTAGTGATCCGACTTTAATGACAGCAATCTTGATTCTGTAATACCCATCATCATTATTGAAGGGAGTAGAGAAGCCAGATATATGTGAATCTTCACCCATGATCAGATTTCCTTTGGAAGATGGATCACTTATGTTGCCCATACAATAAGAGAATTTTGGTTTTGTAATGGAACGTAATTGAGAGAGCAGTGACAAATCGATCTCAGCAAGCCCTAGAATTCCATCAAATAGGTCACCAACTGTAATGTGGTTGTTAAAGCCACAACCAAATGTCACATCCCTTACAGTATCCATTACATCTCCTTCAGAGTCCTTGAATGATAGGATCTCTTTAGCAAGATAGCCATGGCTATAACTTTTATCAACATATGAAATGTTGTAAGTACACCGATTATTGCTATCGCAACCCATACCGGGAGCTAATTCGCAATCATCTAAACCGCATGTTAAGGTGTCATAAGTTCTTGACTTGGTACGATCATAGATGTTACTAATCTGTGGCATACAATGCTGGCAAGGTCTGCATTGGATCCATAACAGATGACTACCAGTATCAAAGACAGTGAAGACATCAACCATTGGTTCACCAATTGTGACCTTTGCTAGATACCAATAGTGATCAAGAATAAGATCAGTTCTGTATTTGTCAACTCTTTTGGAAGATATATAGGCATGGCGTGCAATTGAGCTTTCATATAACCTCGCAGCTTTGTCCCAAAAAGTGGTATTGGGATTATAGAATGGAGAAAGTGGAGAGTCATGGTGTATGAAATCAACTGCGAATCGGGGGTGTTTAGGATTTGTAGCAGTAATGCTGTCGATGGTTAAGCAAGGTGAAGATATGAAAATGGTGAAGGATAAAAAGATGAAGAGTTCATAGACTAAAACGGCAGTGGTCATTGTGGAAGGAATGTAAACAAGAAAGCTGAATGAGAATGAGAGTGAGAACGAGAGAGGGTCATATAAGGTCGAGGCACAGGAGTTTATATGAATAATATAATATACGGAAAAAGAACGCTGCTAGTCTGGTGTTGCTTATGTTTAGACACAGGCATATTCGAAATGACCATACTCCCCACCATTGTGGGCTAAAGATGCTTCCACGCATTGAAGTTGCCTAATGAATGGATCCACTGGGCGGAGTCCTCTCATTGTCAGGGAATTTTACTTACACCCCTATTTTCCTCATTGTTTTCTCCGCTTTTCTCTCCCCTTATTAATTCTTCACTTCccctcctattttctctctcttttttcgtCACTCACACTTTCTCGGTCCCTTCTTTCACTCTTATTCTTCCTATGTTCCCTCtagctctctttcttctcttctaccAATTGCCGCAACACTCCCTTTTTCCTTCTACACCTACCCTAACTACC belongs to Macadamia integrifolia cultivar HAES 741 unplaced genomic scaffold, SCU_Mint_v3 scaffold2478, whole genome shotgun sequence and includes:
- the LOC122066585 gene encoding probable aspartic protease At2g35615; translation: MTTAVLVYELFIFLSFTIFISSPCLTIDSITATNPKHPRFAVDFIHHDSPLSPFYNPNTTFWDKAARLYESSIARHAYISSKRVDKYRTDLILDHYWYLAKVTIGEPMVDVFTVFDTGSHLLWIQCRPCQHCMPQISNIYDRTKSRTYDTLTCGLDDCELAPGMGCDSNNRCTYNISYVDKSYSHGYLAKEILSFKDSEGDVMDTVRDVTFGCGFNNHITVGDLFDGILGLAEIDLSLLSQLRSITKPKFSYCMGNISDPSSKGNLIMGEDSHISGFSTPFNNDDGYYRIKIAVIKVGSLSLDIPRGAFNPYGNVILDSGTVYTFLPPEVHDLILTAISKAMERFEVQPIPPRQIGELCYKGSIGEDLNGFPTMTIRFKGNAELVLERWSIFIQVDYSNFCLAFLPTDGRNEPSMIGTMAQQFYNFGFDLDGKQLSIIRSVCIY